A genomic region of Rhipicephalus sanguineus isolate Rsan-2018 chromosome 1, BIME_Rsan_1.4, whole genome shotgun sequence contains the following coding sequences:
- the LOC119390417 gene encoding putative nuclease HARBI1: protein MAQSTVSECVKRVAQAIVKVGAQNGWVRFPTTTEEKAAVKEGFLRLGAIPGVIGCIDGTLIGIKAPKGPRKASFMCRKHFYALNVMIICDAAMRILAIDPMRPGSDHDSFVWQTTWLRRRFLAGRIAEPGEYLLGDSGYPLEPWLLIPVSGDPSEHSAEGRFNAEHITMRSIVERCIGMLKARFRCLQRYRTLHHEPERAADIIAACASLHNLCLGEGATEPVDEFEGIEDFFSSSSSSTSSEDSNGSPIQQGLTRNRATRSYYLRGRAVRDGVIARFGTTRAQHYEYLRRVRRRLRRQQHRW, encoded by the exons ATGGCGCAATCGACTGTGAGCGAATGCGTCAAACGCGTCGCTCAAGCTATAGTGAAAGTGGGCGCGCAAAATGGGTGGGTGCGCTTCCCGACGACGACCGAAGAAAAGGCGGCCGTGAAAGAAGGCTTCCTTCGGCTCGGCGCCATTCCGGGAGTGATCGGCTGCATCGACGGCACCCTCATCGGCATCAAGGCGCCCAAGGGACCCCGCAAGGCTTCGTTCATGTGCAGGAAGCACTTCTACGCCCTCAACGTTATGATC ATCTGCGATGCGGCGATGCGGATCCTGGCCATCGACCCTATGCGACCGGGGTCAGACCATGACTCGTTCGTCTGGCAGACGACCTGGCTGCGCCGACGGTTCCTGGCGGGGCGCATTGCAGAGCCAGGCGAATACCTGCTTG GTGACAGTGGCTACCCATTGGAGCCGTGGCTCCTCATCCCGGTCTCTGGTGATCCTTCCGAGCACAGTGCCGAAGGCAGGTTCAACGCTGAGCACATCACCATGCGCTCCATTGTGGAGCGGTGCATTGGCATGCTTAAAGCCCGCTTCCGGTGCTTGCAGCGTTACCGCACCCTCCACCACGAGCCAGAGCGTGCTGCTGACATTATTGCAGCATGTGCTTCCCTTCATAATCTATGCTTAGGTGAGGGTGCCACTGAGCCGGTTGATGAGTTTGAAGGCATTGAAGactttttcagcagcagcagcagcagcaccagcagcgaAGATTCTAACGGGTCCCCCATCCAACAGGGTTTGACCCGAAACAGGGCCACAAGAAGCTATTATTTAAGAGGGCGCGCAGTACGGGACGGTGTCATTGCGCGCTTTGGCACCACCCGTGCGCAGCACTACGAGTACTTGAGGAGGGTGCGCCGGCGGTTGCGACGCCAACAGCATCGTTGGTAG